Proteins found in one Kluyveromyces marxianus DMKU3-1042 DNA, complete genome, chromosome 2 genomic segment:
- the THI72 gene encoding nucleobase cation symporter-1 family protein produces the protein MGLLHRIDKFLELDGSNNMQNKDIVPIPINRRKWGYTGYISYWAIMNLCPVTWSVGASLLTVGLNGAHAMGTVVVGNFIVCLATIIAAVYGSNYHIGFSVFQRVVFGIRGAYYGVLVRSILSVVWFASQSYLGGLCVNLVLSSWSKSYMNMKNHFPDSVKMTSQELIGYVIYLIITVPSLMVPPEYYDYILATSSAATFFCGLGITIWAVKENGGSGTLMNTPITLSSSDFGWMWMYGINSWYSSLVAGIANQSDFSRFNKKPIHFYLGTLIGNTLSGFIVPLFGIICASALEEKYGVELWKPNDIGMFWLQNDYSPSRRAGAFFSGIALVYSQLAICGIGNAISGGMDLSTIFPRYINIRRGAMIILILVWPTQPWLFYNSSSVFISVMSSFSVFVTPMVAVYICEYFLVRRCIIKLSDCYINSSKSIYWYHQGINWKGIVISILGSAPGLPGLINAANPKIKISRGIENFYYGSFIFQFVTTFAMYAIVSFIWKPEVGTRDNVDYFNTYTEEECMKLGIIPYNGQLPEDISETESDEYKKDLVVQTVKHQKE, from the coding sequence ATGGGATTATTACACCGAATCGATAAGTTTCTGGAACTAGATGGTTCCAATAACATGCAGAACAAGGATATTGTTCCGATACCTAttaacagaagaaaatgggGATATACCGGTTATATTTCCTATTGGGCAATTATGAACTTGTGTCCAGTGACATGGTCTGTTGGGGCATCGCTTTTGACAGTTGGTCTTAATGGAGCGCATGCTATGGGTACTGTGGTTGTCGGTAATTTCATAGTTTGCCTTGCTACCATCATCGCAGCTGTGTATGGTTCAAACTATCACATTGGATTTTCCGTTTTCCAGAGAGTTGTGTTTGGGATTAGAGGAGCATACTATGGTGTGCTCGTCAGATCTATTCTTTCCGTTGTGTGGTTTGCATCGCAAAGTTATTTGGGTGGTCTTTGTGTGAATTTAGTTCTATCCTCGTGGAGTAAGTCATACATGAATATGAAGAATCACTTCCCAGACAGTGTTAAAATGACTTCTCAAGAGTTAATTGGTTATGTCATCTATCTAATCATTACGGTACCTTCTTTAATGGTTCCACCTGAATACTATGATTATATCTTGGCAACAAGTTCAGCAGCAACATTTTTTTGTGGGTTAGGAATTACAATTTGGGCTGTTAAAGAAAACGGCGGTTCTGGTACTCTCATGAATACCCCAATCACTCTAAGCTCGAGTGATTTTGGCTGGATGTGGATGTACGGTATTAATTCATGGTATTCTTCCTTGGTTGCAGGGATTGCTAACCAATCTGATTTTTCTCGTTTCAATAAAAAGCCCATTCATTTTTATCTTGGAACTTTGATTGGTAACACCCTTAGCGGGTTCATTGTTCCATTATTTGGGATTATATGTGCATCTgctttggaagagaaatATGGTGTCGAACTTTGGAAGCCTAATGATATAGGTATGTTTTGGTTACAGAATGATTACTCTCCAAGTCGTAGAGCAGGTGCGTTTTTTTCCGGAATTGCCCTAGTATACTCACAATTAGCAATCTGCGGTATTGGTAATGCCATTTCAGGTGGTATGGATCTATCAACTATTTTCCCACGCTATATTAACATTAGAAGAGGTGCCATGATTATCCTGATTCTCGTATGGCCTACACAACCCTGGTTATTCTATAACTCGTCGTCGGTATTTATTTCCGTCATGTCATCATTTTCTGTGTTTGTCACACCTATGGTAGCAGTATACATATGTGAGTACTTTTTGGTCAGACGCTGCATTATCAAGCTTTCAGACTGTTATATTAACAGTAGTAAATCTATCTACTGGTATCACCAAGGAATAAACTGGAAAGGAATTGTTATTTCTATCTTAGGAAGTGCACCTGGTCTTCCCGGTCTTATTAACGCTGCAAACccaaaaattaaaatcaGCAGAGGTATAGAGAATTTCTATTATGGATCATTTATATTCCAATTTGTTACTACATTCGCAATGTATGCGATAGTAAGCTTTATCTGGAAGCCCGAAGTTGGAACTCGCGATAATGTCGACTACTTCAACACTTACaccgaagaagaatgtATGAAGTTAGGAATTATTCCATATAATGGCCAATTGCCCGAAGATATATCAGAGACAGAATCCGACGAATATAAAAAGGATTTAGTAGTGCAAACGGTGAAACATCAGAAAGAATGA
- the DSD1 gene encoding D-serine ammonia-lyase DSD1, which yields MSGITPSQRYPLEKDVRETLLAAYNGKHYKELPTPALVVKKPQVDANITSLLNAIDSINSHVARPVKYRAHIKTHKTIEGTRKQLGYDLPGYKGPIYSSIVVSTLREAYLVLDYQAQAQAQAKAQAQAQAETGGPNIVTDMLYGLPACVPDIVPELYAISEKVDHFRIFVDNVYHIEVLQKFAQETQLRDPKFKWSVFVKIDCGTHRAGVFSQHDLEILLRRLFEAKDYIELYGFYAHAGHSYAKTSLVDNEAVLKEEIEYVNRACESVLSLDASFPVSSLVLSVGASPTARAFENSSNIPALVSYIDSLHGTLELHAGNLMISDLQQVATGSIVEKNVASFVLGTVISQYPQRGNPVGEMLTNTGVLSMTKEVSSKAPGYGLVVSDPEYGQWYLQRLSQEHGILQPLDIDTCKLLPHGTKVDILMQHACITMACFGHYFVIDDKGIVIDVWIPCRGW from the coding sequence ATGTCCGGAATCACACCCTCCCAGCGTTACCCGCTCGAAAAAGACGTGCGCGAGACCCTTCTCGCCGCATACAACGGCAAGCACTACAAAGAACTGCCAACTCCGGCACTCGTCGTGAAGAAGCCGCAAGTCGACGCAAACATCACCAGCTTGCTCAATGCCATCGACTCCATCAACTCCCACGTCGCAAGACCCGTCAAGTACCGCGCCCACATCAAAACCCACAAGACCATCGAGGGTACCCGCAAACAGCTAGGGTACGACTTACCCGGCTACAAGGGCCCCATCTACAGTTCCATCGTCGTCAGCACGCTTCGAGAGGCATACCTCGTCCTGGACTACCAAGCCCAGgcccaagcccaagccAAGGCCCAGGCTCAGGCCCAGGCCGAGACAGGCGGCCCAAACATCGTCACCGATATGCTCTACGGCTTGCCCGCTTGCGTGCCAGATATCGTGCCTGAATTGTACGCGATCAGCGAAAAAGTGGACCATTTCCGGATCTTCGTCGACAACGTCTACCACATCGAGGTGCTCCAAAAGTTCGCCCAGGAAACCCAGCTACGTGACCCTAAGTTCAAGTGGTCAGTGTTCGTCAAGATCGATTGCGGCACCCACAGAGCAGGCGTCTTCTCGCAACACGATCTGGAAATCCTGTTGCGCAGGTTGTTCGAGGCTAAAGATTACATTGAGTTGTACGGGTTTTACGCTCATGCAGGACATTCGTACGCCAAGACCTCGTTGGTCGACAATGAGGCCGTGTTGAAAGAGGAGATCGAGTACGTCAACCGTGCGTGCGAGTCCGTGCTAAGTCTGGACGCATCGTTCCCAGTCTCGAGCCTCGTGTTGAGCGTCGGCGCTTCGCCAACCGCGCGTGCTTTCGAAAACAGCTCCAACATACCAGCGCTCGTCTCATACATCGATAGCTTGCACGGCACTCTCGAACTACACGCCGGTAACCTTATGATCTCTGACCTCCAGCAGGTCGCCACAGGGTCCATCGTTGAGAAAAACGTCGCTTCGTTCGTGCTGGGCACCGTCATCTCGCAGTACCCGCAAAGAGGGAACCCCGTTGGCGAAATGCTCACAAACACCGGTGTCTTGTCGATGACCAAAGAGGTCTCGTCCAAGGCCCCCGGATACGGGCTTGTGGTTTCAGACCCAGAGTACGGCCAGTGGTATTTACAAAGATTGTCCCAGGAGCACGGTATTCTACAGCCCTTGGACATCGACACCTGCAAGCTGTTGCCTCATGGAACCAAGGTTGACATTCTAATGCAACATGCCTGCATCACTATGGCATGTTTCGGCCACTACTTCGTCATCGACGATAAGGGTATCGTTATTGATGTTTGGATCCCTTGTAGAGGATGGTAG
- the THI2 gene encoding cd12148 family transcription factor, translating into MDVSGFGKKRKTSYSRKGCLQCKKSHLKCDEGQPKCGKCIKRNIQCTYQLSLVFQDVSELKMKTLPVVHSVMNNNVEGEIRLQELRQQQQQQQQQQTSSSSSSSSFSDGQGLGRVGKRTHSSPYTRLVDMSDFKLQNFVYVSPSDASLLKLPSDDGKAGADAETDPETDPDTDADANANANANANANANVLARGSVPLLKEYNINWRNFAWVDMLQLLEKEDPCQEVYQGPQPALPALLAADDDSLVNSPKLNSFIWRFATTTLIAGNFLLFPSDRFDVLMSILWKLNQKHTIIQDAIRYDISVFMQDVYGKAHLSQFAQVWDQRVRAVSFKHVLGIINERIKYSQDFVEYVCLTFTVFLMFFANSALRSNLWRTHLRGCQHLLIRASILMPKGPLTELEQNAREVYTILRDWFCYAVTTASLASNYGITLIDISEFTRSTFLSKSSPLAIAGNGFSILRGMSNNLNMVYFKVLTKTFDMRDNGIDITGLNIIVFKLNRTTSSLLPQLSAFGRETLNELQHSAVLDENLEISLSDVNDLRLRFSMISSHNMFFLLLELYLKVYFIDKDPTTPEIKSILYKMVKTAYSNPYYSSCGVCCHPSLFIGGLTCILARDDFLYFHFIDLLSKIADTGMAVAQNSIDKLNAIRSKIALGNFQNIIDPDHDFIPI; encoded by the coding sequence ATGGACGTGTCTGGTTTTGGGAAAAAACGTAAAACATCGTACTCGAGGAAAGGGTGTTTGCAGTGCAAGAAGTCGCATCTCAAGTGCGATGAGGGCCAGCCAAAGTGTGGGAAGTGCATCAAACGGAACATCCAATGCACGTACCAGCTGAGTCTTGTGTTTCAGGACGTTTCGGagttgaagatgaagacgTTACCTGTGGTTCATTCGGTTATGAACAACAATGTCGAGGGCGAGATACGGCTGCAGGAGCTGcgacagcagcagcagcagcagcagcagcagcagacGTCGTCTTCGTCGTCGTCCTCGTCTTTTAGCGATGGACAGGGCTTAGGCAGGGTTGGCAAACGGACGCATTCGTCGCCGTATACCAGGCTCGTGGATATGAGCGATTTCAAGTTGCAGAACTTCGTGTATGTGTCGCCGTCCGATGCATCGCTGTTGAAACTGCCGTCAGATGACGGCAAGGCAGGTGCTGATGCGGAAACTGACCCAGAAACTGACCCAGATACTGATGCAgatgcaaatgcaaatgcaaatgcaaatgcaaatgcaaatgcaaacGTCTTGGCTCGGGGCTCTGTCCCACTGTTGAAGGAATACAACATTAACTGGCGCAATTTCGCATGGGTGGACATGTTGCAATTGCTGGAAAAAGAGGATCCGTGCCAAGAAGTTTACCAGGGACCACAGCCGGCTCTGCCGGCTCTGCTAGCAGCCGATGACGACTCGCTCGTGAACAGCCCGAAGTTGAACAGCTTCATCTGGAGATTCGCAACCACAACGCTCATTGCAGGCAACTTCTTGCTCTTCCCCAGTGATAGATTCGACGTTCTCATGAGCATCCTGTGGAAGTTGAACCAGAAACACACTATTATCCAGGACGCAATCCGGTACGACATTTCAGTGTTCATGCAAGACGTGTATGGGAAGGCGCATCTCAGCCAGTTTGCCCAAGTGTGGGACCAGCGTGTGCGGGCTGTGAGCTTCAAACACGTCTTGGGTATCATCAACGAACGTATCAAATATTCACAGGATTTCGTAGAGTACGTTTGCCTAACGTTCACCGTTTTCCTTATGTTCTTCGCCAATAGCGCACTAAGAAGCAATTTATGGAGAACACACCTCAGAGGCTGCCAGCATCTCTTGATCAGAGCGTCGATTTTGATGCCCAAGGGCCCATTGACCGAGTTGGAGCAAAACGCCAGGGAAGTTTATACCATTTTAAGAGACTGGTTTTGTTACGCTGTCACTACTGCATCATTGGCGTCCAATTATGGAATCACCTTAATTGATATCTCAGAGTTCACAAGATCTACGTTTCTCTCAAAATCTTCGCCATTGGCTATCGCAGGAAACGGATTCAGTATCCTACGAGGCATGTCCAACAATCTTAACATGGTGTACTTCAAAGTCTTGACAAAGACTTTTGACATGCGAGATAACGGTATAGATATCACTGGCTTGAATATCATCGTCTTTAAATTGAATAGAACTACCTCATCCTTGCTGCCCCAGCTTTCGGCatttggaagagaaaccCTTAATGAACTACAACACTCTGCAGTGCTTGACGAAAACCTCGAAATAAGCCTGTCAGATGTTAACGATTTACGACTACGTTTCTCTATGATCTCCTCCCATAATATGTTCTTCCTGCTGTTGGAACTCTATCTCAAAGTTTATTTCATCGATAAGGACCCAACAACTCCGGAAATAAAATCAATTCTTTACAAAATGGTGAAAACTGCATATAGCAATCCTTACTATTCCTCCTGCGGTGTTTGCTGCCATCCATCCTTGTTTATAGGCGGCCTTACTTGTATTCTAGCTCGTGACGATTTTCTTTACTTCCACTTTATAGACCTGTTGAGCAAAATCGCCGACACCGGTATGGCTGTAGCGCAAAATAGCATTGACAAATTAAATGCTATTAGATCCAAGATAGCTTTGGGAAACTTTCAAAACATCATCGACCCTGATCATGACTTCATTCCAATTTAG